From the Kitasatospora viridis genome, one window contains:
- a CDS encoding GroES family chaperonin — protein sequence MLHDRVLVRTDTGEGERRSTGGILIPATAELSKRCTWAEAVAVGQSVRAVEPGDRVLYDPEDKLEVEVRGATYVLLRERDLHAVAAERLKDAEGSTGLYL from the coding sequence ATGCTGCACGACCGGGTGCTGGTGAGGACCGATACCGGTGAGGGCGAGCGCCGCTCGACCGGCGGCATCCTGATCCCGGCGACCGCGGAGTTGAGCAAGCGGTGCACCTGGGCCGAGGCGGTCGCGGTCGGCCAGAGCGTGCGGGCGGTGGAGCCCGGTGACCGGGTGCTGTACGACCCCGAGGACAAGCTGGAGGTCGAGGTGCGCGGCGCGACGTACGTGCTGCTGCGCGAGCGCGACCTGCACGCGGTGGCGGCGGAGCGGTTGAAGGACGCCGAGGGGTCCACGGGGCTGTACCTGTAG
- a CDS encoding ABC transporter permease, with translation MASSAGLYLAIARGGFRRYSTYRAATAAGAFTNTVFGFVLASGFLALWHAKPHLGGYDTRQAVTYIWVSQALLVAVAAWGGGFQDDLQDRFRTGDIALDLHRPCDFLGWWLAGDLGRAAFQLLTRGAVPLTVGVLVGHARLPHSPLTWPLFLGSVLLSLLVSFGIRFLISVSSFWLMDAEGLRAVSVVVSMFLSGMLLPLTLFPDGLRQAAQLLPWAALIQAPCDIFLERGGDRVPAELALQAGWAVLLLAAGRAAQALAARKVVVQGG, from the coding sequence ATGGCTTCATCGGCCGGTCTCTACCTGGCCATCGCCCGTGGCGGATTCCGCCGCTACTCCACCTACCGCGCGGCGACCGCGGCCGGTGCCTTCACCAACACCGTCTTCGGCTTCGTGCTCGCCTCCGGCTTCCTCGCGCTCTGGCACGCCAAACCGCACCTGGGCGGCTACGACACCCGACAGGCCGTCACCTACATCTGGGTCAGCCAGGCCCTGCTCGTCGCCGTGGCCGCCTGGGGCGGCGGCTTCCAGGACGACCTGCAGGACCGCTTCCGCACCGGCGACATCGCCCTCGACCTGCACCGCCCCTGCGACTTCCTCGGCTGGTGGCTGGCCGGCGACCTCGGCCGGGCCGCCTTCCAACTGCTCACCCGGGGCGCGGTGCCGCTGACCGTCGGCGTGCTGGTCGGCCACGCCCGGCTGCCGCACTCCCCGCTCACCTGGCCGCTCTTCCTCGGCTCGGTGCTGCTCTCACTGCTGGTCAGCTTCGGGATCCGGTTCCTGATCTCGGTCAGCAGCTTCTGGCTGATGGACGCCGAAGGGCTGCGGGCCGTCAGCGTGGTGGTCTCGATGTTCCTCTCCGGGATGCTGCTGCCGCTCACCCTCTTCCCCGACGGGCTGCGCCAAGCCGCCCAACTGCTGCCCTGGGCCGCGCTGATCCAGGCCCCGTGCGACATCTTCCTGGAGCGCGGCGGCGACCGGGTGCCCGCCGAACTCGCGCTCCAGGCCGGCTGGGCCGTGCTGCTGCTCGCCGCTGGGCGGGCCGCCCAGGCGCTGGCCGCCCGCAAGGTGGTGGTGCAGGGTGGCTGA
- a CDS encoding ABC transporter permease has protein sequence MADPLLPESPLARARWAVTSWRLAAAMWMRAQYSYRASFLLTSAGNLLITSLDFAVLVLMFRHTDRLGGWSLPEVALLYATSAFALGAADLLVGSVDGLGGQIRSGALDTLLLRPAPALAMVCAERFTLRRLGRPLQSLLVLGWAVHRLPGRWSAAHLLMLGQLLVSGTVIFGALFVGGAAIQFWWGEAKEMQNSFTYGGATLLRYPPSIYARELVAGVTFGLPLAFVNWLPLSRILGRPDPLGLPAAFEYASPLAAALCAGAAGLAWRAGLRAYRGTGS, from the coding sequence GTGGCTGACCCGCTGCTGCCCGAGTCCCCGCTCGCGCGGGCCCGCTGGGCGGTCACCTCCTGGCGGCTGGCCGCCGCCATGTGGATGCGCGCCCAGTACTCCTACCGGGCCTCCTTCCTGCTCACCTCCGCCGGGAACCTGCTGATCACCTCGCTCGACTTCGCCGTGCTCGTGCTGATGTTCCGGCACACCGACCGGCTCGGCGGCTGGTCGCTGCCCGAGGTCGCGCTGCTCTACGCCACCTCCGCCTTCGCCCTCGGCGCCGCCGACCTGCTGGTCGGCAGCGTCGACGGGCTCGGCGGGCAGATCCGCAGCGGCGCGCTCGACACCCTGCTGCTGCGGCCCGCCCCCGCACTCGCCATGGTCTGCGCCGAACGGTTCACCCTGCGCCGGCTCGGGCGGCCGCTGCAGTCGCTGCTGGTGCTCGGCTGGGCGGTGCACCGGCTGCCCGGGCGGTGGAGCGCGGCGCACCTGCTGATGCTCGGTCAGCTGCTGGTCAGCGGCACGGTCATCTTCGGCGCGCTGTTCGTCGGCGGGGCCGCCATCCAGTTCTGGTGGGGCGAGGCCAAGGAGATGCAGAACTCCTTCACCTACGGCGGCGCGACCCTGCTGCGCTACCCGCCGAGCATCTACGCCCGCGAGCTGGTCGCCGGGGTGACCTTCGGCCTGCCGCTCGCCTTCGTCAACTGGCTGCCGCTGAGCAGGATCCTCGGCCGGCCCGACCCCCTCGGCCTGCCGGCCGCCTTCGAGTACGCCTCGCCGCTGGCCGCCGCGCTCTGCGCGGGCGCCGCCGGGCTGGCCTGGCGGGCCGGGCTGCGGGCCTACCGCGGCACCGGCAGCTGA
- a CDS encoding ABC transporter ATP-binding protein: MELIELDRVTRSFTVRTKAGRWRRERRQVRAVDDLSFTVRAGECVGYLGPNGAGKSTTIKMLTGILVPSSGRLRVAGVDPARERVALARRIGVVFGHRTTLWWDLPLRDSFELVRRLYRIPPARYAANLARCVELLSLGDLLDTPVRQLSLGQRMRGDLAAALLHDPRVLYLDEPTIGLDVVSKNRVREFLREVNAAGTTVLLTTHDLTDIEQLCDRVMVIDHGRVVYDGDLPGLHLAGRSERTLVVDLVEEQPPIDLPGVRVVRTEGSRQYLAFPAEQSAAPLVAAVAERFPLRDLSVREPAIEDVIARMYARVPIG; this comes from the coding sequence GTGGAACTGATCGAACTCGACCGGGTGACCCGGAGCTTCACCGTGCGGACCAAGGCCGGCCGGTGGCGCCGGGAACGCCGCCAGGTGCGCGCCGTGGACGACCTGAGCTTCACCGTGCGGGCCGGCGAGTGCGTCGGCTACCTCGGCCCGAACGGGGCCGGCAAGTCCACCACGATCAAGATGCTCACCGGCATCCTGGTGCCCAGCAGCGGCCGGCTGCGGGTGGCCGGAGTGGACCCGGCCCGCGAGCGGGTCGCACTGGCCCGCCGGATCGGCGTGGTCTTCGGCCACCGCACCACCCTCTGGTGGGACCTGCCGCTGCGCGACTCCTTCGAGCTGGTGCGGCGGCTCTACCGGATCCCGCCCGCCCGGTACGCGGCCAACCTGGCGCGCTGCGTGGAACTGCTCAGCCTCGGCGACCTGCTGGACACCCCCGTCCGGCAGCTCTCGCTCGGCCAGCGGATGCGCGGCGACCTGGCCGCCGCGCTGCTGCACGACCCCCGGGTGCTCTACCTGGACGAGCCCACCATCGGGCTCGACGTGGTCAGCAAGAACCGGGTCCGGGAGTTCCTGCGCGAGGTCAACGCGGCCGGCACCACCGTGCTGCTCACCACCCACGACCTCACCGACATCGAACAGCTCTGCGACCGGGTGATGGTGATCGACCACGGCCGGGTGGTCTACGACGGCGACCTGCCCGGACTGCACCTGGCCGGACGCAGCGAGCGCACCCTGGTGGTGGACCTGGTCGAGGAGCAGCCGCCGATCGACCTGCCCGGCGTGCGGGTGGTCCGCACCGAGGGCAGCCGGCAGTACCTGGCCTTCCCCGCCGAGCAGAGCGCGGCGCCGCTGGTCGCCGCCGTCGCCGAACGCTTCCCGCTGCGGGACCTGTCGGTGCGCGAGCCGGCCATCGAGGACGTGATCGCGCGGATGTACGCCCGGGTCCCGATCGGCTGA
- a CDS encoding type VII secretion target, which translates to MSTDFTVHPDALQAAGQNAQTVAGKIPDEAKTVGTPTDTAVAGLKGWQSAPALQGCTSAWRGLLASLSDTMGQQGRNLVATAQNYRNGDVAAANQFPTGPSPYQGKAVPDPFGTAVKGQGVA; encoded by the coding sequence ATGAGCACCGACTTCACCGTCCACCCGGACGCCCTGCAGGCCGCGGGCCAGAACGCCCAGACGGTGGCGGGCAAGATCCCCGACGAGGCGAAGACCGTCGGCACCCCGACGGACACCGCCGTTGCCGGACTCAAGGGTTGGCAGAGTGCCCCCGCTCTCCAGGGCTGCACGAGCGCGTGGCGGGGTCTGCTGGCGAGCCTGTCGGACACCATGGGCCAGCAGGGCCGGAACCTGGTGGCCACCGCGCAGAACTACCGCAACGGCGACGTCGCGGCCGCCAACCAGTTCCCGACCGGACCCTCGCCGTACCAGGGGAAGGCGGTCCCCGACCCGTTCGGCACCGCGGTGAAGGGGCAGGGAGTGGCATGA